A region from the Sandaracinus amylolyticus genome encodes:
- a CDS encoding ATP-binding protein: protein MDLRTQISLVASILCFALSAVVLLRPRKRRVHWLFALFDGTVGAWYLTTFLARFEGGGAFWERLNLVWAVLLPLSAVQFFRAFLQSDSRRSGQLNHTAIFLAIGMIAAIFTPLYRALVLGTAVFVYVFVLLAAALVIVYRAGRRARSRFDRARLLYLALVGTFAAVFTLAEYLPYVGLDIPPVGTVLILVFLYVLSQSILSSRILDLYELGARLGVLTTLAFSLAGILWVLVALDPGHFFLHSVTAALVLMLLTEPVRSKIEQQISQLFFRERHDFERMVLDLRRQLANVLSQDDLVRSVVTAFESSRRLTHGSIYLLDADRQGYDLMGHVGAEPARRVELAPGRPFLDRMRRDEALVLENLERELDERRELGEDGEAETLAEIIGTMESMQASVAVALRGPDESYGLICIRDERLRDAYSPEEVQLLKGLAAQASIAVENSRLYQRMKERDRLAALGEMAAGLAHEIRNPLGAIKASAQFLAEPAPRDESTRMDDGAREFLDIIVEEVDRLNRVVSSFLDYARPSQLGDVTPIDVNATVRRTLQLLGPQFGAGVESSLDLDAEVPPVRIDAERLRQVLINLALNAVQAMEGHGRIEVRTRGVSRGDERWVEIHVADTGPGIPQKILKNLFVPFVTTKDRGTGLGLAISQRIVSAAGGLIEVRSSAGIGTTFVVRLPAHVEERRALPVLDQGRIGAGATGNSAPAEGLVGGGDGLGTSADRGAVAGERASSLASNR, encoded by the coding sequence GTGGATCTCCGGACCCAGATCTCGCTCGTCGCGTCGATCCTCTGCTTCGCGCTCAGCGCGGTCGTGCTCCTGCGGCCGCGCAAGCGCCGCGTGCACTGGCTGTTCGCGCTCTTCGACGGGACCGTCGGTGCCTGGTACCTGACGACGTTCCTCGCGCGCTTCGAGGGCGGCGGTGCGTTCTGGGAGCGGCTCAACCTCGTGTGGGCCGTGCTGCTGCCGCTCTCGGCGGTGCAGTTCTTCCGCGCGTTCCTGCAGAGCGACTCGAGACGATCGGGGCAGCTCAATCACACCGCGATCTTCCTCGCGATCGGGATGATCGCGGCGATCTTCACGCCGCTCTACCGCGCGCTGGTGCTCGGCACCGCGGTGTTCGTCTACGTGTTCGTGCTGCTCGCGGCAGCGCTCGTGATCGTCTATCGCGCGGGCCGCCGCGCGCGCTCGCGCTTCGATCGCGCGCGCCTGCTCTACCTCGCGCTCGTCGGCACGTTCGCCGCGGTGTTCACGCTCGCCGAGTACCTGCCCTACGTCGGCCTCGACATCCCGCCGGTCGGCACGGTGCTCATCCTCGTGTTCCTCTACGTGCTGTCGCAGTCGATCCTCAGCTCGCGCATCCTCGATCTCTACGAGCTCGGCGCGCGCCTCGGCGTGCTGACCACCCTCGCCTTCTCGCTCGCCGGGATCCTCTGGGTCCTCGTCGCGCTCGATCCCGGTCACTTCTTCCTGCACTCGGTCACCGCCGCGCTCGTGCTGATGCTGCTGACCGAGCCGGTGCGCTCGAAGATCGAGCAGCAGATCTCGCAGCTCTTCTTCCGCGAGCGCCACGACTTCGAGCGCATGGTGCTCGACCTCCGGCGTCAGCTCGCGAACGTGCTCTCGCAGGACGATCTCGTCCGCAGCGTGGTCACCGCATTCGAGAGCTCGCGGCGCCTCACGCACGGATCGATCTACCTGCTCGACGCCGATCGGCAGGGCTACGACCTGATGGGCCACGTCGGGGCCGAGCCCGCGCGACGCGTCGAGCTCGCGCCGGGCCGTCCGTTCCTCGATCGCATGCGCCGCGACGAGGCGCTCGTGCTCGAGAACCTCGAGCGCGAGCTCGACGAGCGACGCGAGCTCGGCGAGGACGGCGAGGCCGAGACGCTCGCCGAGATCATCGGCACGATGGAGTCGATGCAGGCCTCGGTCGCGGTCGCGCTGCGCGGGCCCGACGAGAGCTACGGGCTCATCTGCATCCGCGACGAGCGCCTCCGCGACGCGTACTCACCCGAAGAAGTGCAGCTGCTCAAGGGCCTCGCCGCGCAGGCGTCGATCGCGGTCGAGAACTCGCGCCTCTACCAGCGCATGAAGGAGCGCGATCGCCTCGCGGCGCTCGGCGAGATGGCCGCCGGCCTCGCGCACGAGATCCGCAATCCGCTCGGCGCGATCAAGGCGAGCGCGCAGTTCCTCGCCGAGCCCGCGCCGCGCGACGAGAGCACGCGCATGGACGACGGCGCGCGCGAGTTCCTCGACATCATCGTCGAGGAGGTCGATCGCCTGAACCGCGTCGTGTCGTCGTTCCTCGACTACGCGCGTCCTTCGCAGCTCGGCGACGTCACGCCGATCGACGTGAACGCGACGGTGCGCCGCACGCTCCAGCTGCTCGGTCCGCAGTTCGGCGCGGGCGTCGAGTCGTCGCTCGATCTCGACGCGGAGGTCCCTCCGGTGCGCATCGACGCCGAGCGGCTGCGCCAGGTGCTCATCAACCTCGCGCTCAACGCGGTGCAGGCGATGGAGGGCCACGGGCGCATCGAGGTGCGCACGCGCGGCGTGTCGCGCGGCGACGAGCGCTGGGTCGAGATCCACGTCGCGGACACGGGGCCCGGCATTCCGCAGAAGATCCTGAAGAACCTCTTCGTGCCCTTCGTGACCACGAAGGATCGCGGCACCGGCCTCGGCCTCGCGATCTCGCAGCGCATCGTGAGCGCGGCCGGCGGGCTGATCGAGGTGCGATCGAGCGCGGGCATCGGCACGACGTTCGTGGTGCGCCTGCCCGCGCACGTCGAGGAGCGACGCGCGCTGCCGGTGCTCGATCAGGGCAGGATCGGCGCGGGGGCGACCGGGAACTCCGCGCCCGCCGAGGGCCTCGTGGGCGGCGGCGACGGGCTCGGCACCAGCGCAGATCGCGGCGCGGTCGCGGGCGAGCGCGCGAGCAGCCTCGCGAGCAATCGATAG